A window of Campylobacter pinnipediorum subsp. pinnipediorum contains these coding sequences:
- a CDS encoding class I SAM-dependent methyltransferase, giving the protein MSNISHWNDFLQDKKRHARYPESELVSFVFINFPKNGNVLDLYCGGGRHTKFLAENGFNTYACDVTTSGVEHTKNLLQESNLKADVQFIKAGDDLPYNDNFFDGIVCYGALYYATKEEIEKSAYEFYRILKNGAKAYIKVRSIQDYRYKNSIKNSKYEIIINEQDNKKQAYKENGLKCYYFDKEEALRIFSKTFKNIQIDRFSLSHENDTFLDDQLLITLTK; this is encoded by the coding sequence ATGTCAAATATATCGCATTGGAATGATTTTTTACAAGATAAAAAACGTCATGCAAGATACCCAGAATCAGAGTTAGTAAGCTTTGTCTTTATAAATTTTCCAAAAAATGGAAATGTATTAGATCTTTATTGTGGCGGAGGAAGACATACTAAGTTTTTAGCCGAAAATGGATTTAATACTTATGCTTGTGACGTAACCACAAGCGGTGTTGAACATACTAAAAATCTATTACAAGAATCAAATTTAAAAGCGGATGTGCAATTTATCAAGGCTGGCGATGATTTACCATATAATGATAACTTTTTTGATGGCATAGTTTGTTATGGTGCATTATACTATGCAACAAAAGAAGAGATAGAAAAATCAGCCTATGAATTTTATAGAATTTTAAAAAATGGTGCTAAGGCATATATAAAAGTAAGAAGCATACAAGATTATAGATATAAAAATAGCATAAAAAATAGTAAATATGAAATAATAATAAACGAGCAAGATAACAAAAAACAAGCATACAAAGAAAATGGATTAAAGTGTTATTATTTTGACAAAGAAGAAGCCTTGAGGATATTTTCCAAGACATTTAAAAATATACAAATAGACAGATTTTCTTTAAGTCACGAAAACGATACATTTTTAGATGATCAATTATTGATAACATTGACAAAATAA
- a CDS encoding AMP-binding protein, with product MENNVLYWLEKQANENPNKIAFKDIHEEITFKNLTELSKRVGSYLEAKPVVIYMEKSIKCLAIMFGSVYAGGFYSIIDTSLPKQRALKIANALNASIVVCDNDNYNKAIEIFGTNMVVKADIILNTNINNKKLKATRESHTDLKPLYCNFTSGSTGEPKGVLISHSNVLDFIPIFTKTLKISSEDILANQAPFDFDLSVKDIYSGLYLGATVLLIPKKYFTNPISLMDYLHNSKVNTLIWAVSALVFLSTMRALSYKKLDIKKIIYSGEIMPKMHLNRIKYYLPDCTFINAYGPTEITCNCTYHILKDEDFDKDNVAIGKAFENRKVFLMQDEKIINEPNKIGEICVSGRCLAIGYLNFIKEDAFIQNPMNLSYNERVYKTGDLGFLDEQGDLHYKGRADFQIKRLGHRIELIEIETEVLNLGLDIERACAVWEKEKLALFFEGNADKNEILNTLKQRLPIFMLPNIIYKEDKLPINKNGKIDRAKLNKKIHNDDKGKI from the coding sequence TTGGAAAATAATGTACTATACTGGCTAGAAAAACAGGCAAACGAAAATCCAAACAAGATAGCTTTCAAAGATATACACGAAGAAATTACATTTAAAAATTTAACAGAGCTATCAAAAAGGGTCGGGAGTTATCTTGAAGCAAAACCAGTAGTTATATATATGGAAAAATCAATAAAATGCCTAGCTATAATGTTTGGTAGCGTTTATGCTGGTGGATTTTATAGCATTATAGACACATCGCTACCAAAACAAAGAGCATTAAAAATAGCAAATGCACTAAATGCTTCTATAGTAGTATGCGATAATGATAATTATAACAAAGCTATTGAAATTTTTGGTACTAATATGGTTGTAAAAGCCGATATTATATTAAATACAAATATTAACAATAAAAAATTAAAAGCTACAAGAGAATCGCATACAGATTTAAAACCTTTATACTGTAATTTTACAAGCGGAAGTACTGGAGAACCAAAAGGAGTGCTTATAAGCCATTCTAATGTGCTTGATTTTATACCGATTTTCACTAAAACATTAAAAATCTCAAGCGAAGATATACTTGCAAACCAAGCTCCATTTGATTTTGATTTAAGCGTGAAAGACATATATTCTGGGCTATATTTGGGTGCAACCGTGCTATTGATACCTAAAAAATACTTTACGAACCCTATATCTTTGATGGATTATTTACATAATTCAAAAGTAAATACTCTAATATGGGCCGTTAGTGCTTTAGTATTTTTATCAACTATGCGAGCTTTGAGCTATAAAAAGTTAGATATAAAAAAGATAATTTATAGTGGCGAAATAATGCCAAAAATGCATTTAAATAGAATAAAATATTATTTACCAGACTGCACATTTATAAATGCTTATGGACCAACAGAGATTACTTGCAACTGCACCTATCATATACTAAAAGATGAAGACTTTGATAAGGATAATGTCGCCATAGGCAAGGCCTTTGAAAATAGAAAAGTATTTTTAATGCAGGATGAAAAAATCATAAACGAGCCAAATAAAATAGGCGAAATTTGCGTATCTGGTCGTTGCTTAGCTATTGGGTATTTAAATTTTATAAAAGAAGACGCCTTTATACAAAATCCTATGAATTTAAGCTACAATGAGAGAGTGTATAAAACTGGTGATTTAGGTTTTTTAGATGAGCAAGGTGACTTGCACTACAAAGGTAGAGCTGATTTTCAGATAAAAAGATTAGGACATAGGATAGAGCTAATAGAGATAGAAACTGAGGTTTTAAATTTAGGACTTGATATAGAAAGGGCTTGCGCAGTATGGGAAAAAGAGAAATTAGCCTTGTTTTTTGAAGGAAATGCCGATAAAAATGAGATTTTAAATACACTAAAGCAAAGACTTCCTATATTTATGCTGCCAAATATTATCTACAAAGAGGACAAACTTCCTATAAATAAAAATGGCAAGATAGATAGAGCAAAATTAAATAAAAAAATACACAATGATGACAAAGGTAAAATATGA
- a CDS encoding AAC(3) family N-acetyltransferase produces MKELFSFDDKKFTDKDLLLYLKRLGIKDGDCICIHSRIFEFGKPLLKPDELLYSICNVFLDAVGEKGTVLMPTFTYSFCKNEIYDKINSKSRVGVLGEFFRKMDGVKRTNDPIFSFAVYGKRADEFLAETDNCFGENSPYDILAKKNGKVVMFGLKEDGYTFYIYTEQQANVSYRYFKEFSGTIIDEHGKSKEKTIKYYVRNLDINPILDSNKRLKILEDHNILKVENFAGSIICSIDAKKDLDLALSTLKLDELYFNLKL; encoded by the coding sequence ATGAAAGAGTTATTTAGTTTTGATGATAAAAAATTTACAGATAAGGATTTGCTTTTATACCTAAAAAGATTAGGTATAAAAGATGGTGATTGTATATGCATACATAGTAGAATATTTGAATTTGGAAAACCTCTTTTAAAGCCGGATGAACTACTATATAGTATTTGTAATGTATTTTTAGATGCTGTTGGAGAAAAAGGAACAGTTTTAATGCCAACTTTCACATATAGTTTTTGTAAAAATGAGATATATGACAAGATAAATTCGAAAAGCAGGGTTGGGGTATTGGGTGAGTTTTTTAGAAAAATGGATGGAGTTAAAAGAACAAACGATCCTATATTTTCTTTTGCAGTATATGGAAAAAGAGCAGATGAGTTTTTAGCAGAAACAGATAATTGTTTTGGTGAAAATAGCCCTTATGATATTTTAGCTAAAAAAAATGGAAAGGTTGTTATGTTTGGGCTTAAAGAAGATGGATATACATTTTACATCTACACAGAGCAACAAGCAAATGTAAGTTATAGATATTTTAAAGAATTTAGTGGAACTATCATAGATGAACATGGAAAGTCTAAAGAAAAAACCATTAAATACTATGTTAGAAACCTAGATATAAATCCTATATTGGATTCCAATAAAAGATTAAAAATACTTGAAGATCATAATATACTAAAAGTTGAAAATTTTGCTGGTTCTATCATATGCTCTATAGATGCAAAAAAAGATTTAGATCTTGCATTATCAACACTTAAACTAGATGAGTTGTATTTTAATCTTAAATTATAA
- a CDS encoding class I SAM-dependent methyltransferase — protein sequence MQSNKDFWSDTFKNKKDNTRYPDTEFVAFCFRNLTEKASVLDLCCGAGRHVRFLSENDFKTYACDVAEGAIEYTSNLINSLNLKADLKVIKTIANLPYDNNTFDALISSNALFYATKDELEQNAHEIYRVLKEGGKAFLILRSTNDYRHINAIQNGKYDVIVDEKDSSRQGYKENGMKCHNFDKEEVFRIYSKAFKNIEINKITISRQNDTILDESFIVILTK from the coding sequence ATGCAATCAAACAAAGATTTTTGGTCAGACACATTTAAAAACAAAAAAGACAACACAAGATATCCGGATACAGAATTTGTGGCATTTTGTTTTAGAAATTTAACAGAAAAAGCAAGTGTTTTGGATCTTTGTTGTGGTGCCGGAAGACATGTAAGGTTTTTATCGGAGAATGATTTTAAAACTTATGCTTGCGATGTAGCAGAAGGTGCCATAGAATACACAAGCAATCTAATAAACTCATTAAATTTAAAAGCCGATTTAAAGGTTATCAAAACCATAGCAAATTTACCTTATGATAATAATACATTTGATGCCCTAATATCTTCTAATGCATTATTTTATGCAACAAAAGATGAATTGGAACAAAATGCGCATGAAATATATAGAGTTTTAAAAGAAGGCGGAAAAGCTTTCTTGATTCTAAGAAGCACAAACGACTATAGACATATAAATGCAATACAAAATGGAAAATATGATGTTATAGTAGATGAAAAAGATAGTTCTAGACAAGGCTATAAAGAAAATGGCATGAAATGCCATAACTTTGACAAAGAAGAAGTTTTTAGGATATATTCCAAAGCTTTTAAAAATATAGAAATCAACAAAATAACAATATCTCGTCAAAATGATACTATTTTAGATGAAAGCTTTATTGTTATACTAACAAAATAA
- a CDS encoding acyl carrier protein, translating into MVLEKLYEILKNINDEIDYEAEEKLIDDALFSSFEILESITAFEEEFDITIPIEYVVEENFQSAKAMHKMINKLQHTTSNCLIIQ; encoded by the coding sequence GTGGTATTGGAAAAACTTTATGAGATTTTAAAAAACATAAACGATGAGATTGATTATGAAGCTGAAGAAAAATTAATTGATGATGCTCTTTTTTCATCATTTGAGATCTTGGAAAGCATAACCGCATTTGAAGAAGAATTCGACATAACAATACCGATAGAATATGTAGTAGAGGAAAATTTTCAATCAGCAAAAGCAATGCATAAAATGATTAATAAATTGCAGCATACCACATCCAACTGTTTAATAATACAATAG
- a CDS encoding AAC(3) family N-acetyltransferase, translating into MKELFAFNGKTFSNEDLSQCLSELGIKNGDIICIHSSIFKFGKPLAKPDDLLLSICNTFIKAVGEDGTVLMPTFTYSFCKNQVYDKINSKSTVGVLGEFFRKMNGVKRTNDPIFSFAVYGKRADEFLVEIDNCFGENSPYDILAKKNGKVVMFGLKESGHSFHMYVEQKAGVSYRYFKTFSGIIVDENGKQKQKSIDYFVRDLDINPITDTQKRATMLREYKISKIKDFAGSVICVIDAKKNLDMFLEILKEDEKCFIL; encoded by the coding sequence ATGAAAGAATTATTTGCTTTTAATGGAAAAACTTTTTCCAATGAAGACTTATCTCAGTGCTTAAGTGAACTTGGTATAAAAAATGGTGATATCATATGTATACATAGTAGCATATTTAAATTTGGAAAACCTCTTGCCAAACCAGATGATTTACTTTTAAGTATTTGCAATACTTTTATCAAAGCAGTTGGAGAAGATGGAACTGTTCTTATGCCAACCTTTACATATAGTTTTTGTAAAAATCAGGTATATGATAAAATAAACTCAAAAAGCACAGTAGGGGTGCTTGGTGAGTTTTTTAGAAAAATGAATGGAGTTAAAAGAACAAACGATCCTATATTTTCTTTTGCAGTATATGGAAAAAGAGCGGATGAGTTTTTAGTAGAAATTGATAATTGTTTTGGAGAAAATAGTCCTTATGATATTTTAGCTAAAAAAAATGGAAAGGTTGTTATGTTTGGACTAAAAGAAAGCGGGCATTCTTTTCATATGTATGTGGAACAAAAAGCTGGAGTAAGCTATAGATATTTTAAGACATTTAGTGGAATTATTGTAGATGAGAATGGCAAGCAAAAGCAAAAGAGTATAGATTATTTTGTTAGAGATTTAGATATAAATCCTATAACTGATACACAAAAAAGAGCAACGATGCTAAGGGAATATAAGATATCAAAAATCAAAGATTTTGCCGGATCTGTAATATGTGTAATAGATGCTAAGAAAAATTTAGATATGTTTTTAGAAATCTTAAAAGAAGATGAAAAATGCTTTATACTTTAG
- a CDS encoding amino acid adenylation domain-containing protein: protein MIKNVCDFLDNTSSLYPDKIAFVQDDRNISYLEFNISSKKVASKILEYGVSRKPVLIMLPKSIECLVSFLGVARSGNFYTLIDENTPKERILKIVDTLKPSLLITSKENKLDFLDLPTIFCEDFKSFSIDENKLKIAKENQIDTDLLYVFFTSGSTGTPKGVSIMHKSVIDYTSWVCETFDITKDEVLVNQAPFYFDNSILDIFSTIKTGATLHIVPNSLFSFPIKIIEYIKKHKVSFIFWVPSVLIYFANTNAFQDVYLPYLKKVLFCGEPMPNKQLNILRKCLKDTIFANLYGPTEITDVCSYYICDRDFKDDEILPIGRACKNMQLLVFDDDMSLIDNNNTQSKGKLYVRGTGLSVGYYGDKEKTNKAFIQNPLHDNYEDKIYKTGDIVKYNEHGELLCLGRSDGQIKVLGHRVELGEIESIINSHKDILNCACVFLDDKIHCFYESKEKIDIKIFLKDKLPSYMIPRKYIKLDGFRYNQNGKIDRQLLGV from the coding sequence ATGATAAAAAATGTTTGTGATTTCTTAGATAACACATCTAGTCTTTATCCGGATAAAATAGCTTTTGTTCAAGATGATAGAAATATAAGCTACTTGGAGTTTAATATATCAAGCAAAAAAGTAGCTAGTAAGATATTAGAATATGGTGTAAGCAGAAAGCCTGTATTGATCATGCTACCAAAATCAATAGAGTGCTTGGTGTCTTTTTTAGGTGTTGCAAGAAGTGGAAACTTTTATACACTTATAGATGAAAATACACCTAAAGAAAGAATACTTAAAATAGTAGATACATTAAAACCTAGTCTTTTGATAACGAGTAAAGAAAACAAGCTGGATTTTTTAGATTTGCCGACTATATTTTGTGAAGATTTTAAAAGCTTTAGTATAGATGAAAATAAATTAAAAATAGCAAAAGAAAATCAAATAGATACTGACTTACTTTATGTGTTTTTTACATCTGGTTCTACTGGCACACCAAAGGGTGTTAGTATAATGCACAAAAGTGTTATAGACTACACATCTTGGGTGTGCGAAACATTTGATATAACAAAAGATGAAGTGTTGGTCAATCAAGCACCTTTTTATTTTGATAATTCTATACTTGATATATTTAGCACCATTAAGACCGGAGCTACTTTACATATAGTTCCAAATAGTCTTTTTTCTTTTCCAATAAAAATAATAGAGTATATAAAAAAACATAAGGTCTCTTTTATATTTTGGGTTCCATCTGTATTAATCTATTTTGCAAATACCAATGCTTTTCAAGATGTGTATTTACCATATTTAAAAAAAGTTTTATTTTGTGGCGAACCAATGCCAAACAAGCAGCTTAATATATTAAGAAAGTGCTTAAAAGATACAATTTTTGCAAATTTATATGGTCCTACAGAGATAACCGATGTATGTTCTTATTATATATGCGATAGAGATTTCAAAGATGATGAGATACTTCCTATAGGCAGAGCTTGTAAAAATATGCAGCTTTTGGTATTTGATGATGATATGAGTTTGATTGATAATAACAATACACAGTCAAAAGGTAAGCTTTATGTAAGAGGCACAGGGCTTAGTGTTGGGTATTACGGCGATAAAGAAAAGACAAACAAGGCTTTTATACAAAATCCTTTGCATGATAATTATGAAGATAAAATTTACAAAACCGGCGATATAGTAAAGTATAATGAGCATGGAGAGCTTTTATGTCTTGGAAGATCTGACGGACAAATAAAAGTTTTAGGTCATAGGGTTGAACTTGGTGAGATAGAAAGCATTATAAACTCACATAAGGATATATTAAATTGTGCTTGTGTATTTTTAGATGACAAGATACATTGTTTTTATGAGTCAAAAGAAAAGATAGATATCAAAATTTTTTTAAAAGATAAGTTGCCATCTTATATGATTCCAAGAAAATATATAAAATTAGATGGTTTTAGGTATAATCAAAATGGCAAGATAGATAGACAACTCCTAGGAGTATGA
- a CDS encoding DUF4910 domain-containing protein yields the protein MQELIKKLFPICRSITGEGFRKSLDIINQELGGIINLHEIKSGSEVFDWVVPDEWNINDAYIIDPDGNKICDFKVNNLHVLNYSEPTDKVVDLKELEEHLYSLPSLPDAIPYTTSYYKRRWGFCIAHNERQKLKDGKYRVFIDSSFNKDGVLNYGDFVIKANTDTKEEILISTYLCHPSMANNELSGPAVSAYLAKWLIQRDDLKYNYRFVFIPETIGSIVYLSRNLKILQENVKAGFVLSCVGDDDAYSLIHSPSEDNLAEKVAFHIMKDKQNFKEFSFLDAGSDERQYCSPLVDLPVCGICRTKYGEFEQYHTSKDDLSYVSQKGLENSLQTMKDIIMSLELNEKFISNVFCEPNLGKRGLYPTFNSGTSAIQNNRAYFYRKFLAFCDGKNDAIDIVDKMGDGMKLNEFKYIIEALVENDLIRTVN from the coding sequence TTGCAGGAACTTATAAAAAAACTTTTTCCAATTTGTCGTTCTATAACCGGAGAAGGATTTAGAAAAAGCCTTGATATAATAAATCAAGAGCTAGGTGGCATTATAAATTTACACGAGATAAAAAGCGGTAGCGAGGTTTTTGACTGGGTTGTGCCTGATGAGTGGAATATAAATGATGCTTATATAATAGATCCAGATGGCAATAAAATTTGTGATTTTAAGGTAAATAATTTACATGTTTTAAACTACTCTGAGCCTACAGATAAGGTTGTAGATCTAAAAGAGCTTGAAGAGCATTTATACTCTTTGCCAAGTTTACCAGATGCTATACCATATACTACAAGTTATTATAAAAGAAGATGGGGTTTTTGTATAGCTCACAATGAAAGACAAAAACTAAAAGATGGCAAATACAGAGTTTTTATAGATTCTAGTTTTAACAAAGATGGTGTTTTAAACTATGGTGATTTTGTCATCAAAGCTAACACAGATACAAAAGAAGAAATTTTGATATCAACATATCTTTGTCATCCATCTATGGCAAATAACGAGCTAAGCGGTCCAGCTGTTAGTGCTTACCTTGCAAAATGGCTTATACAAAGAGATGATTTAAAATATAATTATAGATTTGTCTTTATACCTGAGACTATTGGCTCTATTGTTTATCTATCAAGAAATTTAAAAATCTTACAAGAAAATGTAAAAGCTGGTTTTGTTTTATCTTGTGTGGGCGATGATGATGCTTATTCGCTTATACATTCACCTAGTGAGGACAATCTAGCTGAAAAAGTAGCTTTTCATATAATGAAAGATAAGCAGAACTTTAAGGAATTTAGCTTTTTGGATGCTGGTAGTGATGAGAGACAGTATTGCTCTCCTTTGGTTGATTTGCCTGTTTGTGGGATTTGTAGGACAAAATACGGCGAGTTTGAGCAGTATCATACTTCAAAAGATGATTTAAGCTATGTAAGCCAAAAAGGACTTGAAAATAGCTTGCAAACTATGAAAGATATAATTATGTCTTTAGAGCTTAATGAAAAGTTTATATCAAATGTATTTTGTGAGCCAAATCTAGGCAAAAGAGGACTTTATCCGACATTTAATTCAGGCACTTCAGCTATACAAAACAATAGAGCTTATTTTTATAGAAAATTTTTAGCATTTTGTGATGGCAAAAATGATGCCATTGATATAGTGGATAAAATGGGCGATGGTATGAAACTAAATGAGTTTAAGTATATTATTGAAGCTTTGGTTGAAAATGATTTGATAAGAACTGTTAATTGA
- a CDS encoding class I SAM-dependent methyltransferase encodes MTDADKQQDIVDELSTSYDEMTYKSSAFAQCSPLKLEACAKLLSLDTKPSENAKILEIGCSFGGNLIPFALHNPNATIVGVDLSREQIKQGKEIVSNLELQNLELICGDITKADEILARYEKFDYIICHGVYSWVPDFVKEAILKTIKNYLAKNGVAYVSYNVYPGWKFKEVVKDYMQFVSKDGQTLIEKLSLAKEGLRVYKDYLLKKDDNESKISLEWIEKILKYDSSYMAHEYLETINDPFYFRDFANDLSKHSLEYLCEIDMNDIFAPMLGDSEGADEFMKQNFKDRIDEEQFMDFATFRTFRQSLIVHSDTFKELKQDIGVNEISKLHIIEHFTKDNDIYTNKKKQIMPNDYNWLYELFNSMYPSSINLADVLTLIDPKLKLDSYLGFIELLKKNTVFLSKPYETIRYEINQTRLKPKLVPYIRYFLKTDNPVIGFATEFNELFIDTKKYDFYIMLKFDGKNTIHDIAGDFIKYLKNNNITLKDDNKKDITSKSKLNKFALEYVMDIENILAQMHFFERF; translated from the coding sequence ATGACAGACGCAGACAAACAACAAGATATAGTAGATGAGCTTTCAACCTCCTATGATGAGATGACATATAAATCATCTGCTTTTGCTCAATGTTCCCCTTTGAAACTTGAAGCTTGTGCTAAGCTTTTATCGCTTGACACAAAACCATCAGAAAATGCAAAGATACTTGAGATAGGATGCTCTTTTGGTGGAAATCTCATACCATTTGCCCTGCATAATCCAAATGCTACCATAGTAGGCGTTGATCTAAGTCGTGAGCAGATAAAGCAAGGCAAAGAGATAGTGAGTAACTTAGAGCTTCAAAATCTAGAGCTTATATGTGGCGATATAACAAAAGCAGATGAGATTTTAGCTAGATATGAAAAGTTTGATTATATCATATGTCATGGGGTATATAGTTGGGTGCCTGATTTTGTAAAAGAGGCTATACTAAAAACTATAAAAAATTACTTAGCAAAAAATGGAGTAGCTTACGTATCTTATAATGTCTATCCTGGGTGGAAATTTAAAGAAGTTGTTAAAGACTATATGCAGTTTGTATCAAAAGATGGACAAACACTTATCGAAAAGCTGAGTCTAGCCAAAGAAGGGTTAAGGGTATACAAAGACTATCTTTTAAAAAAAGATGATAATGAGTCAAAAATATCATTAGAGTGGATAGAAAAAATTTTAAAATATGACAGTTCGTATATGGCACACGAATATCTTGAAACCATAAATGATCCCTTTTATTTTAGAGATTTTGCAAATGATCTTTCAAAACACTCGTTAGAATATCTGTGCGAGATTGATATGAATGATATATTTGCTCCAATGCTTGGAGATAGTGAAGGTGCAGATGAATTTATGAAACAAAACTTTAAAGATAGGATAGATGAAGAGCAGTTTATGGACTTTGCTACTTTTAGGACATTTAGACAAAGTCTTATTGTCCATAGTGATACCTTTAAGGAGCTAAAACAAGATATAGGGGTAAATGAGATAAGCAAACTTCATATTATCGAACACTTTACAAAAGATAATGATATATACACAAACAAGAAAAAACAGATAATGCCAAATGATTATAATTGGCTATATGAGCTTTTTAATAGCATGTATCCATCTAGTATAAATTTAGCAGATGTGTTGACTTTGATAGACCCAAAGCTCAAACTAGACTCATATCTAGGTTTTATAGAACTTCTTAAAAAAAATACTGTATTTTTATCAAAACCATATGAAACTATTCGTTATGAGATAAATCAAACTAGACTAAAGCCAAAGCTTGTGCCATACATAAGGTATTTTTTAAAAACAGATAATCCTGTCATAGGTTTTGCAACTGAGTTTAATGAGCTTTTTATAGATACCAAAAAATATGATTTTTATATCATGTTAAAATTTGATGGCAAAAATACCATTCATGATATAGCAGGTGATTTTATAAAATATCTAAAAAACAACAACATAACACTAAAAGATGACAATAAAAAAGATATAACAAGTAAAAGCAAACTAAATAAATTTGCACTTGAGTATGTTATGGATATTGAAAACATACTAGCACAGATGCATTTTTTTGAGAGATTTTAG
- a CDS encoding flagellin B, with the protein MSFRINTNINAMNSHANAVGNNRNLSNSLGRLSSGLRIQTAADDASGLAIADSLRSQASALGQAIANGNDAIGIIQVADKAMDEQLKILDTIKVKATQAAQDGQTTRSRQALQADIVRLMEELDNIGNSTSFNGQQLLNGTFSNKEFQIGAYSNQTVKSSIGATTSDKIGLTRFESSKLITGAAGAVSLTFINVDGINNVKVAATVISTGLGKGLGALAENINKVADKTGVRATFDVTAIAEKAISGGTIRSLTINGVKIGDLDVKANDENGTLVNAINSVKDQTGVEASIDPQGKLVLTSRDGRAIKMTGDDGQNNKVGEALGMSAKVGKMLGDNMFVGRLNLVRLDGRDIKISGGDQGKSNGAFSTAFSAGQNGDEGGSQHSVSLREIKGQIDAKVAAAMGFQRMSKGEMESPQSAGVMTLRGAMAVMDIAESAQRTLDFIRSDLGSVQNQLVATVNNITVTQVNVKSAESQIRDVDFAAESANFSKYNILAQSGSYAMSQANSVQQNVLKLLQ; encoded by the coding sequence ATGAGCTTTAGAATTAATACAAACATTAATGCTATGAACTCACATGCAAATGCAGTTGGTAACAACAGAAACTTATCTAACTCTCTAGGTAGACTTTCATCAGGTTTGAGAATTCAAACAGCAGCAGATGATGCTTCTGGTCTAGCTATTGCAGATAGTTTAAGATCACAAGCAAGTGCTTTAGGTCAAGCTATAGCAAATGGTAATGATGCTATAGGTATCATACAAGTAGCTGATAAAGCTATGGATGAGCAACTTAAAATACTTGATACTATCAAAGTAAAAGCTACTCAAGCAGCTCAAGATGGTCAAACAACAAGATCAAGACAAGCACTACAAGCTGACATAGTAAGACTTATGGAAGAACTAGATAACATAGGTAACTCTACATCATTTAACGGTCAACAACTACTAAATGGAACATTCTCAAATAAAGAGTTTCAAATAGGTGCATACTCAAACCAAACAGTAAAATCTAGCATAGGTGCTACTACATCTGATAAGATAGGACTTACTAGGTTTGAGAGTAGTAAGTTGATAACAGGTGCGGCTGGTGCAGTATCACTTACATTTATAAACGTTGATGGTATAAACAATGTAAAAGTAGCTGCTACTGTTATATCAACGGGTCTTGGTAAAGGTCTTGGTGCTTTAGCTGAAAATATCAACAAAGTAGCAGATAAAACAGGTGTAAGAGCTACATTTGATGTTACAGCAATAGCAGAAAAAGCTATATCAGGTGGAACAATAAGATCTCTAACTATAAATGGTGTTAAAATAGGTGATCTTGATGTAAAAGCAAATGATGAAAATGGAACCCTTGTAAATGCCATAAACTCTGTAAAAGATCAAACAGGTGTAGAAGCCTCTATAGATCCTCAAGGTAAGCTTGTACTTACAAGTCGTGATGGTCGTGCTATAAAAATGACAGGTGATGATGGTCAAAACAATAAAGTAGGCGAAGCTCTTGGTATGTCTGCAAAGGTCGGCAAGATGCTAGGTGATAATATGTTTGTAGGTCGTCTTAACCTTGTTCGTCTTGATGGTAGAGATATAAAGATAAGTGGCGGAGATCAAGGTAAAAGCAATGGAGCTTTCTCTACAGCATTTAGTGCTGGACAGAATGGTGATGAGGGTGGCTCTCAGCATTCAGTATCACTTAGAGAGATAAAAGGACAGATAGATGCTAAGGTAGCTGCGGCTATGGGATTTCAACGTATGTCAAAAGGAGAAATGGAGTCCCCTCAATCAGCTGGTGTTATGACTCTACGTGGTGCTATGGCTGTTATGGATATAGCAGAGTCAGCTCAAAGAACACTTGACTTTATCAGATCTGATCTTGGTTCTGTTCAAAACCAACTAGTAGCTACTGTAAATAACATAACAGTAACACAGGTAAATGTAAAATCAGCAGAATCACAAATAAGAGATGTAGACTTTGCAGCAGAATCAGCAAACTTCTCAAAATACAACATACTAGCTCAATCAGGCTCTTATGCTATGAGTCAAGCTAATAGCGTTCAACAAAACGTATTAAAATTATTACAATAG